GCGCCCGAAAGGCCGGAGCAAGGGTCCTGCGCGAGCTCCGCCGGGAGGAGTACGGGGGCAGCGGCTTCTCGGTCGCCGACTCGGAGGGCAACATCTGGAGTTTTGGCTCGTACGACCCCTACGCTCCCGAGATCGCGGAGTGAGCATCCGCCGCGCGATGCCAGTCATCGTCACGGACGATCCAGTGGCGACGCGCCGCTTCTACGAGGAGTTCCTCGGCTTCGACGTGGTGATGGAGGAGGACGGGTTCCTGATGTTCTCCTCGCCAAGCGTGGCAACGACGCAGGTGATCGTCGTCTGGCGGAGCCCAACCGCACTCGACCCTGCAGCTCGGCAGCTCACCATGTCCCTCGAGGTTCGCGATGTCGACGCGGCGTACGCTGACGCGCGACGCCGCGACCTGGAGATCGTCCATCCGCTCACGGACGAGCCCTGGGGCATCCGCCGGTTCTTCGTCCGCGAGCCCAGCGGTGCGGTCATCAACGTGGCGAGCCACATCGCCGACCTGCCCGCCGGAGAGGAGAGCTCAGCCGTAAACCCGCCATTACCAAAGCTTGATCAGGAAACTATAATAAGCACGGTTGTTGATCAAGGTTAGGGAGCCGGCCGGATGCCCCGCCTCGTGGCCCGTCGGTGGTCGCCGACCGAGCTCGACAGACTGCTGCCGCGAGCGGACCGAGGCCCATTCGGATACGAGGCATTCGTCCCGGATCGCCTGGTCGACCTGAGGTGGACGCTCCCGCTCGACCTTGCGGAGGCGCTCTCCACGACGGAGCGGCGGGTCAGGGAGCTCAACCACAGCTCGCGCCACCTGGCCTCGCTCGAGGCGCTCTCCCGGCTGCTGCTCCGCTCGGAGAGCATCAGCTCGTCGCGGATCGAGGGGCTGCAGGTCGGGAATCGACGGCTCGCCGAGGCGCTGTTCGATCCCGAGCACTCGGGAGGTGTCGAGCGCTCGGTGGCCGCCAACGTCCTTGCTCTGACCCGTGCGATCGAGTTCGGCGCCACCGCCGCCGCTCTCACCGTCGGCGACGTCCTGGAGATCCATCACGTGCTGATCCACGGCGACGAACCGGGGATCGCCGGCCGCCTTCGCACCGAGCAGAACTGGATCGGTGGTGCGACCCCACGTACGGCGGAGTTCATCCCGCCTCCGGAGGACGAGGTGCCGCCGCTGTTGGAGGACCTTGTCGCCTACTGCAACCGGGACGACATCCCGCCGCTGGTGCAGGCCGCGATCGCTCACGCTCAGTTCGAGACGATCCATCCCTTCGCCGACGGGAACGGCCGGGTGGGGCGATGCCTCATCCACGCGCTGCTCCGCCGGCGAGGCGTCGTCGAACACTACGTACCCCCGATCAGCGTGGTGCTGGCGACCAACGGCCGCGCCTACGTCGAGGGTCTGACCGACTTTCGACGGGGCGACATCGAGGCCTGGTGCTCCCTCTTCGGCTCGGCCACGCGGTCGGCGGTGGACGGAGCCGTCCGCCTGTTCGACGCGCTGGATGAGCTCGAGAACGAGTGGCTGGAGCGAGCCGGCCGGCCCCGCCAGGGCTCCTCTGCCCGCCGGCTCATCCAGCAGCTGCCCGGTGTCCCGATCCTGGATGTCGCCACCGCCGCCGAGATCCTCGGCGTGTCCTTCCCCGCCGCCAACCAGGCTGTCGCGCGCCTGGCGAGCGCGGGGGTGCTCCGGCCGGTACGCGAGCAGGCCAGGCGTTCTCGCCGCTGGGTCGCTGCCGACGTGGTGGGTCTCCTCGACGGCTTCGAGTGGCACATGGCGACACCCGACGAGGCGATCGATCACGTGACCGGCCGCCGCCCCTCCCCGTCACCGACGTTTCGCTCACGCGAGCGCCTGAGGCGTCCTCGCACGACCGGGGCGGAGGAGACTCCGGGCAGCGGGGAGGCGGAACAGGAGCACCCGGGCGCCCGGCTCTGATCACGGACGCGTCCCGGAACGACAGAATGCAGGCGTCATCGAGCCAGGGAGACGATGTGATGCCCTTCTACCAGTTCACCGTTCTCGCCGGCGGTCCGAGCGCCGCACGTAAGGCCGAGATCGCCTCGGCCGTGACCAGGATCCACACCGAGGTCACCGGAGCCCCGGCCCACTACGTGAACTGTTCGTTCGTGGAGGTGCCCGAGGGCAGCCTCTTCGTCGCCGGCGAGGCCGTGGAGGCCGGTCGGATGGTCGGCACCATCCGCCAGGGCCGGAGCGAGGAGGTGAAGCGCAGGCTCCTCCTGGGACTGGCCGAGGCGTGGAGCTCGGTGGCCGGCGAGCCGATCGGCGAGTTGGCCCTGTTCATCCACGAGGTGCCCGGGTACCAGGTCATGGAGAGGGGCGCCCTGCTCGGCGAGGCCTCGGAGGACAGGGCGACGATCGAGACCTGACCCCCCACCGTGCGATGGCCCGCGCTGACCGGCGTCAGTCGGACGCCTGCTCCGGGGACAGGCTCCGCAGCAGCGTTCGGACGGCGTCCCGCGCGAACACCTGGTCGGCGTCGGCGCCGGCCTGCTCACCCAGAAAGCTCCGCAGGAACGCCCGCTGGAAGCAGGCCCCGATCAGCAGGGCGGCGGCCACCGACGGCTTCGCGCTCCGCGACAGACGGCCGAGCCGCTGCTCGGCCCTCAGATATGCGGACACCACGTCGAACGGTCGCTGCGGGCCCATCCCGCTCTCGCGAAGCCTCTCCCGGTGGTGCGCCAGCAGCTCCGGATCGGAGAAGAGGGCGGCGCCGATGGGCACCACCTCCTCGTAGAAGTCCACGGCGGCGCGCGCGACCTGCTCGAGGTTCGCCGTGACCGTGCCCCGTCCCGCCCGCCCCGGCAGCTCGTCCAGGAGCGACATGAGCGGAGGCAGGCGTTCGCTCAGCAGGCAGAGGAAGAGCTCCTCCTTGTCGCGAAAGTGCTTGTAGAGCGCCGCCTCGGAGAACCCCGCGGCTCGTGCGATCTCCTTGGTGGTGGTGGCCGCCAGACCTCGCGTGCCCATGACGTGCGCCGCGGCGTCGAGGATGCGCTCTCGGGTGCTGGGGAGTGCCATCGAACCCCTTGACAGGGTGGTGAGTGATCACTAACCTAGGTTAGTGAATGCTTACTAACGATCCCACGCCGGACGGACGCCTGTCAAGCCGGCGGGACGGATCGGGACGAAGGAGAGGATCCTCATGGCCATCGACCGACCGCCGCTTCCCGCCCTGGTGCGCCGCACCAGCCGGATCGTCACTCCCCTGCTGAGGCTCGGTGTGCCGATCGGCCCGATGTGCCTGCTGACCGTGACCGGACGGCGCAGCGGGGTGCCGCGGACCACCCCGGTCGCGACCTTCGAGTTCGAGGGCGGGCGCTACCTGCCCCAGGCCATTCCCGACGCCCAGTGGGTCGCCAACGTGCGCGCCGCCGGCTGGGCCCTCCTCGGCCGCGGCCGGAAGCCGCGGCGGGTGTCGCTCGTCGAGGTCCCCGTCGAGGACCGCCGGCCCCTGCTGCGACACATGGGCTCGATGGCGCCGGCCCGCCTGCGCCGTCAGTTCGTGGAGACCGGGCTCGTCGATCCGCCCGGCGACCCCGCGGCGTTCGCCGCCGCCGCCGCCCGGATCGCCGTGTTCCGCGTGACCGACGCGGTGTGACGGCGCACGGGGAGCACCTGGCACGGCCGGAGCTCGTCCACGACGAGAGCCGCCGCCCCTTCCCCCTCCGGTCCTCCCGGCTACTCTGGGGAGAGCGAAGAACTCGTGGAACAGGGAGAGCCGGGATGTTGTTCGGCCAGGAGCACGTGCAGCGCTATGTCGAGACCGACGGAGAGGTGGGACACGAGTGGCAGGGGACGAAGACCCTCATCCTCACCACCACCGGACGGCGGTCGGGCACGGAGCGTCACAACGCCCTGATCTACGGCCGGCACGGAGACGACTACCTCGTCGTCGCCTCCAAGGGCGGGGCCCCGGAGCCGCCGGCGTGGTACCTGAACCTGGAGGCCGATCCCGAGGTGCAGGTCCAGGTGCTCGGCGACCGCTTCACCGCGCGCGCCCGCACCGCGACCCCGGAGGAGAAGCCGGGCCTCTGGCGGACGATGACCGGCGAGTGGCCGGCGTACGACGACTACCAGAAGAAGACCGAACGGGAGATCCCGGTGGTGATCCTGGAGCGCGCCTGATCGCGGGTGACGGCCCGGCCGGTCATACTCGGCGGCTCGCGCATGGCGAACTGGGAGCACACGATGGCTGATCTGACGACCGAGGACGTCACCGTCGGGACCGGGGCGGAGGCCCGCGCCGGTCAGACCGTGACGGTTCACTACGTGGGCACGCTGGACGACGGCACCAGGTTCGACGCCTCCCGTGATCGCGGGACGCCGTTCTCCTTCCCCCTGGGCCGGGGTCGGGTGATCCAGGGGTGGGACCAGGGCGTCGCCGGGATGCGCGTCGGTGGGGTGCGCAGGCTGGTGATCCCGTCCGAGCTCGGCTACGGCGACGCGGGCGCCCCGCCGGTGATCCCCCCGCGGGCCACGCTCCACTTCG
This region of Candidatus Dormiibacterota bacterium genomic DNA includes:
- a CDS encoding VOC family protein, producing MSIRRAMPVIVTDDPVATRRFYEEFLGFDVVMEEDGFLMFSSPSVATTQVIVVWRSPTALDPAARQLTMSLEVRDVDAAYADARRRDLEIVHPLTDEPWGIRRFFVREPSGAVINVASHIADLPAGEESSAVNPPLPKLDQETIISTVVDQG
- a CDS encoding Fic family protein, whose amino-acid sequence is MPRLVARRWSPTELDRLLPRADRGPFGYEAFVPDRLVDLRWTLPLDLAEALSTTERRVRELNHSSRHLASLEALSRLLLRSESISSSRIEGLQVGNRRLAEALFDPEHSGGVERSVAANVLALTRAIEFGATAAALTVGDVLEIHHVLIHGDEPGIAGRLRTEQNWIGGATPRTAEFIPPPEDEVPPLLEDLVAYCNRDDIPPLVQAAIAHAQFETIHPFADGNGRVGRCLIHALLRRRGVVEHYVPPISVVLATNGRAYVEGLTDFRRGDIEAWCSLFGSATRSAVDGAVRLFDALDELENEWLERAGRPRQGSSARRLIQQLPGVPILDVATAAEILGVSFPAANQAVARLASAGVLRPVREQARRSRRWVAADVVGLLDGFEWHMATPDEAIDHVTGRRPSPSPTFRSRERLRRPRTTGAEETPGSGEAEQEHPGARL
- a CDS encoding tautomerase family protein, which codes for MPFYQFTVLAGGPSAARKAEIASAVTRIHTEVTGAPAHYVNCSFVEVPEGSLFVAGEAVEAGRMVGTIRQGRSEEVKRRLLLGLAEAWSSVAGEPIGELALFIHEVPGYQVMERGALLGEASEDRATIET
- a CDS encoding TetR/AcrR family transcriptional regulator, which codes for MALPSTRERILDAAAHVMGTRGLAATTTKEIARAAGFSEAALYKHFRDKEELFLCLLSERLPPLMSLLDELPGRAGRGTVTANLEQVARAAVDFYEEVVPIGAALFSDPELLAHHRERLRESGMGPQRPFDVVSAYLRAEQRLGRLSRSAKPSVAAALLIGACFQRAFLRSFLGEQAGADADQVFARDAVRTLLRSLSPEQASD
- a CDS encoding nitroreductase family deazaflavin-dependent oxidoreductase — its product is MAIDRPPLPALVRRTSRIVTPLLRLGVPIGPMCLLTVTGRRSGVPRTTPVATFEFEGGRYLPQAIPDAQWVANVRAAGWALLGRGRKPRRVSLVEVPVEDRRPLLRHMGSMAPARLRRQFVETGLVDPPGDPAAFAAAAARIAVFRVTDAV
- a CDS encoding nitroreductase family deazaflavin-dependent oxidoreductase, with protein sequence MLFGQEHVQRYVETDGEVGHEWQGTKTLILTTTGRRSGTERHNALIYGRHGDDYLVVASKGGAPEPPAWYLNLEADPEVQVQVLGDRFTARARTATPEEKPGLWRTMTGEWPAYDDYQKKTEREIPVVILERA
- a CDS encoding FKBP-type peptidyl-prolyl cis-trans isomerase gives rise to the protein MADLTTEDVTVGTGAEARAGQTVTVHYVGTLDDGTRFDASRDRGTPFSFPLGRGRVIQGWDQGVAGMRVGGVRRLVIPSELGYGDAGAPPVIPPRATLHFEVELLEVS